The following DNA comes from Cellulomonas soli.
CTCGAGGCGCTCGTCAAGCTGCAGGGCGAGGTGCAGCACCTGCTCACCGAGAACGCCGCGACCCCCGAGGAGGCCCGCCGCGCCAACGCCGACCTGCGGGCCGAGATGCGCGCGAAGGACAACTACTTCCCCGACCTCGAGGAGCACGCCCGCACCCTGCTGAAGGCGATCGACCACCCCGGCGGCCCGCTCTCGCAGCGCGCGACCGCCGACATCGCGGCGCACCTGGGCTTCTCGCTGCACTACGTGCCGGACTTGCCGAACTCGACGCGCACCGTGACCGACCTGGCGAACGGGCGCATCTACCTGCCGCAGGGCAACCCGGGGGTCGCCGACGCACGCTCACCCCTGCTGCAGGCCGTCGCGAGCCACGTCCTCGGGCACGCCGAGCCCCGGGACTACGGGGACTTCCTCCGGCAGCGCGTCGAGGCGAACTATCTGGCCGCCGCGCTCATGCTCCCGGAGGACGGCGCCGTGGCGTTCCTGCAGGAGGCCAAGGCGGACCGGCGGCTGTCCGTGGAGGACCTGCGCGACGCGTTCGCGGTCCCCTACGAGACCGCCGCCCATCGGTTCACCAACCTGGCCACCCGGCACCTGGCCGTGCCCGTGCACTTCATGAAGGTCCACGAGGGCGGCACCTTGCACAAGGCGTACGAGAACGACGGCGTCACGTTCCCCTCCGACCCGCTGGGGGCCATCGAGGGGCAGCCGGTCTGCCGGCAGTGGACGGCCCGCGTCGTGTTCACGCTGCCCGACCGGTTCAGCCCGTACTACCAGTACACCGACACCTCGTCGGGCACGTTCTGGTGCACGTCCCGCGTGCAGCCGTCGTCCCAGGGGGCGTTCTCGGTGAGCGTGGGCGTGCCGTTCGCGCACGTGCGGTGGTTCCGAGGACGGGAGACGACCGAACGCTCGGTGTCCCGGTGCCCCGACCCGACCTGCTGCCGGCAGCCGCCCGCTGCCCTCGCCGAGCGGTGGGCCGAGCAGGCCTGGCCGAGCGCGCGCCCGCACGCGAGCCTGCTGGCCGCTCTGCCCGTCGGGGTGTTCCCGGGCGTGGACACCACCGAGGTCTACGAGTTCCTCGAACGGCACGCACCGCGGGTCTGAGCGCAGGTCCGGACGGGAGCGCCGCCCGCCTGCCACCCTGACCAGGTGAGCGCACCCGCAGCCGAGGCGTCGTCGGCTCCCCACCCGTCGCGTGCCCGGCAGACGACCCAGCTGCTGGTCGTCCTGCTGCTCATGTTCGCCCCTGTCCTGGTGGTGGCCGCCAGCCCGTGGAGCCAGGCCGCCTCGTTGCTGTTCCTCGGCCTGCCGCCGGCGCTCCTGGGCTACCTGACCGGACCGCGGTTCGCGTGGTGGGGAGCCCTGATCACGGCCGCGGCGTTCGCGGCGGGGATGCTGCTGAGCCCGTGGCCGCTCGCCGGGGCCGCACTCGTCGCCGTCCTGTCGCTCGGTGTCGCGGCCTGCGCTCCGGGCGGTCGTGCGGCCGCGGCGGCCTCGGCCGTCGTGCCCGTCACGCTCGCGCTCGTCGCGCCACCGACGCTCGAGGCCGTCGCACCGGACGCGGGGCTCGCCCTGCGCACCACCGCCGCCACGGCGTTCGTGCTGGTCGGCGGCCTGTGGGTGGCTGCGGTCGCGACCGGTCTGCTGCGGTCCGTGCCCCTGCCCCCCGTTCAGCGCGAGGACCCGGCCGACGCACGGGTGTTCGCCGCGCTGCTGTGCCCGTTGACGGCCGCGG
Coding sequences within:
- a CDS encoding helix-turn-helix domain-containing protein, translated to MATTTTSPTTRTPGRPSVPPSAVAAGAIDTLVLGRRIRHLRTARGMTLDDLGAAIGRAPSQVSMLENGHREPKLSLLAQVAEALGVPLTELLRTEAPSRRAALEVELERAQRGPLFASLGIPPVKVAKSLPTDALEALVKLQGEVQHLLTENAATPEEARRANADLRAEMRAKDNYFPDLEEHARTLLKAIDHPGGPLSQRATADIAAHLGFSLHYVPDLPNSTRTVTDLANGRIYLPQGNPGVADARSPLLQAVASHVLGHAEPRDYGDFLRQRVEANYLAAALMLPEDGAVAFLQEAKADRRLSVEDLRDAFAVPYETAAHRFTNLATRHLAVPVHFMKVHEGGTLHKAYENDGVTFPSDPLGAIEGQPVCRQWTARVVFTLPDRFSPYYQYTDTSSGTFWCTSRVQPSSQGAFSVSVGVPFAHVRWFRGRETTERSVSRCPDPTCCRQPPAALAERWAEQAWPSARPHASLLAALPVGVFPGVDTTEVYEFLERHAPRV
- a CDS encoding FUSC family protein, with protein sequence MSAPAAEASSAPHPSRARQTTQLLVVLLLMFAPVLVVAASPWSQAASLLFLGLPPALLGYLTGPRFAWWGALITAAAFAAGMLLSPWPLAGAALVAVLSLGVAACAPGGRAAAAASAVVPVTLALVAPPTLEAVAPDAGLALRTTAATAFVLVGGLWVAAVATGLLRSVPLPPVQREDPADARVFAALLCPLTAAATFVAMRWFPGSHAWWLPATILLVLHPTGEATRRRAVGRTVGTVVGGAIAAIVVILLPEPRLLVLLGALLALAAAVASTSGPYTRYAALLTLAVILMTGDAGTALATDATRIVTTVVGAGVVLLVVGAGRWVLDRRTLTRRRPPAPLPPAAEPPRDPPPGRP